In a single window of the Zea mays cultivar B73 chromosome 5, Zm-B73-REFERENCE-NAM-5.0, whole genome shotgun sequence genome:
- the LOC100282085 gene encoding UDP-N-acetylglucosamine transporter ROCK1, with protein sequence MGSSSAPAAAAAAAPSRRKVALYLALLTLQYGAQPLISKRFVREDTIVTSLVLATEAAKVICAIILLIAEGSLKKQFSNWTLTGSLTASGLPAAIYALQNSLLQVSYKHLDSLTFSILNQTKLLWTAFFTFLILGQKQSSRQVLALALLIGAAVLLSVGESSSKGSKGGGSDYILLYGIIPVTVASVLSGLASSLCQWASQVKKHTSYMMTIEMSFIGSMCLLASTYRSPDGEAIRKYGFFHEWTFWTVIPVLMNAVGGILVGLVTTYAGGVRKGFVIVSALLVTALLQFIFDGKPPSLYCLIALPLVASSIFIYQKHPYVDRKKKD encoded by the exons ATGGGCTCCTCGTCCGCTCcggcggccgcggccgcggccgcgccGAGCCGGCGCAAGGTGGCGCTCTACCtggccctcctcaccctgcagtaCGGCGCCCAGCCCCTCATCTCCAAGCGCTTTGTCCG CGAAGATACTATAGTGACCTCACTAGTTCTTGCAACGGAAGCAGCAAAG GTTATTTGCGCAATCATTTTATTGATTGCAGAGGGTAGTCTGAAAAAACAGTTCAGTAACTGGACTCTCACTGGATCACTGACTGCGTCTGGACTGCCTGCTGCCATTTATGCCCTCCAGAATAGTCTGCTGCAAGTATCATACAAGCATCTGGATTCCTTGACCTTTTCAATCCTTAACCAGACTAAGCTTTTGTGGACAGCATTTTTCACATTTCTTATTTTGGG GCAAAAGCAATCTTCCAGGCAAGTTCTAGCATTGGCCCTCTTAATTGGTGCTGCCGTTCTTTTAAGTGTTGGGGAGAGCAGTAGCAAAGGTTCCAAGGGTGGTGGCTCTGACTATATCTTGCTATATGGGATCATTCCAGTTACAGTCGCTTCTGTGCTGTCTGGGCTGGCCTCTTCATTGTGTCAGTGGGCATCTCAG GTTAAAAAACATACCTCTTATATGATGACCATAGAGATGTCATTTATTGGAAGTATGTGCTTGTTAGCAAGTACCTATCGCTCACCAGATGGAGAGGCCATCAGGAAATATGGATTTTTCCATGAATGGACTTTCTGGACTGTG ATACCGGTATTAATGAATGCCGTGGGTGGAATTCTTGTTGGTCTTGTCACAACTTACGCAGGTGGCGTTAGAAAG GGTTTTGTTATAGTTTCAGCTCTCCTTGTAACTGCACTGCTACAATTTATATTTGATGGGAAGCC
- the LOC100282085 gene encoding UDP-N-acetylglucosamine transporter ROCK1 isoform X1: protein MGSSSAPAAAAAAAPSRRKVALYLALLTLQYGAQPLISKRFVREDTIVTSLVLATEAAKVICAIILLIAEGSLKKQFSNWTLTGSLTASGLPAAIYALQNSLLQVSYKHLDSLTFSILNQTKLLWTAFFTFLILGQKQSSRQVLALALLIGAAVLLSVGESSSKGSKGGGSDYILLYGIIPVTVASVLSGLASSLCQWASQVKKHTSYMMTIEMSFIGSMCLLASTYRSPDGEAIRKYGFFHEWTFWTVQKLQWIFIDVWDPNHHSLPQIPVLMNAVGGILVGLVTTYAGGVRKGFVIVSALLVTALLQFIFDGKPPSLYCLIALPLVASSIFIYQKHPYVDRKKKD from the exons ATGGGCTCCTCGTCCGCTCcggcggccgcggccgcggccgcgccGAGCCGGCGCAAGGTGGCGCTCTACCtggccctcctcaccctgcagtaCGGCGCCCAGCCCCTCATCTCCAAGCGCTTTGTCCG CGAAGATACTATAGTGACCTCACTAGTTCTTGCAACGGAAGCAGCAAAG GTTATTTGCGCAATCATTTTATTGATTGCAGAGGGTAGTCTGAAAAAACAGTTCAGTAACTGGACTCTCACTGGATCACTGACTGCGTCTGGACTGCCTGCTGCCATTTATGCCCTCCAGAATAGTCTGCTGCAAGTATCATACAAGCATCTGGATTCCTTGACCTTTTCAATCCTTAACCAGACTAAGCTTTTGTGGACAGCATTTTTCACATTTCTTATTTTGGG GCAAAAGCAATCTTCCAGGCAAGTTCTAGCATTGGCCCTCTTAATTGGTGCTGCCGTTCTTTTAAGTGTTGGGGAGAGCAGTAGCAAAGGTTCCAAGGGTGGTGGCTCTGACTATATCTTGCTATATGGGATCATTCCAGTTACAGTCGCTTCTGTGCTGTCTGGGCTGGCCTCTTCATTGTGTCAGTGGGCATCTCAG GTTAAAAAACATACCTCTTATATGATGACCATAGAGATGTCATTTATTGGAAGTATGTGCTTGTTAGCAAGTACCTATCGCTCACCAGATGGAGAGGCCATCAGGAAATATGGATTTTTCCATGAATGGACTTTCTGGACTGTG CAAAAGCTGCAATGGATCTTCATTGATGTGTGGGATCCTAATCACCATTCTTTACCTCAGATACCGGTATTAATGAATGCCGTGGGTGGAATTCTTGTTGGTCTTGTCACAACTTACGCAGGTGGCGTTAGAAAG GGTTTTGTTATAGTTTCAGCTCTCCTTGTAACTGCACTGCTACAATTTATATTTGATGGGAAGCC